The DNA window AACCATATTTTTTAACAACAGTTCTTAAGTAACTATATAAAATATTTTGTTTTTCAACACTAGCACCTTCTATAAATGGTTGCTTACCAAATACAGCTTTAATACGTCCAGACATATAAACATCATATTCAGCTGGGCCTATAACCTCATGTTTCTTGAATTTACTATTTTTTAATACCCTAAATGTATAAGGTCCCAAATGAACAGGATCAGTATATGCTAACACATCACTAGCCGGCTTAATAGAAGGTAAAACAAAATTAGCCAAAGGTCCCATTGTATCTGAGATAGAACGTTGAGTATCATCTTTAATATAATTTTTTATAATATCTTTATTAAGAGATTGACCAATATGATAAGAAAGATTAGGTGTTTTAGGTAATGTAAAATTGATTGTCCCCACAACCAAATGATCATCAAAGCCTATTACATCCCACGTTGCTTTTTCAAGTCCAGGATAAGTAAATACATCACCATCTACAAATCGAACTGAGTCTTTTCGCTTTTCTAATCTCTCATTCAAAGTATTCTGTAAAAGAGATTTATTTAAATCAGTATACTCTATATTTGTATCTTCCCATTTAGAACCTTTAGGCTGTTGTCTTGTTTCATATCTAAAATCAGATACGGCGCTAATAGTTCCTCCAACACTCTTAATAGTAGACTTATCCATATGTTTAGGATCAATAGACCAACCTACTATACTTTCTTTTGAGCCTGTAAATTTAATATCAGCCCCATTTTCTGTAATAATATATACACTCCTAGAATGATGTATTGCTCTAGTCAATTCTTGTACTACATAAATATCATCACCTAATTTTTCATTATCATAATTTGGCTCATGTTGTGCCCATTTTTTAACCTCAGACTCTTGGAAGTCATCAACCTTCTTAGCAACTTCTCCTTGAATACGATATTCTTGATACGCTTCTTTCCCAATATCTGGGCGAGCCCCAGGAATATTAACATCAATGGCCTGAGATACGCCTATAGTCCCTATAAACCCAATACAACTCAACAATAACAAACGTCTTAGCATCATATCTCTCTCCTTAAACACATACATTTGTTTATAATTTTAACACTTAGTTTATATTTTATCAATTTCACTTGTGTAGAAAAAATATAGGAAAAAAAGGTCTGACTATATTAGTCAGACCTTTTAGTTTATGCTGTTATGCCTATCATAGTTAGGATTTCCATAATAATTGGTATAGCTACCACAAATAGTATTGTACTAATCATGACAAGTCCTGTAGCAAATGACAAGTCAGATTTCGATTCATTGGCTACGATTGGTAATACTGCAATAACGGGACCCGCCGATTGTACAACAAAGGTAATGATTGCTATTGGTTCTAGGACGATACCTGCGCCATATTGCAAGCCCAGAATGACACAGAACATGATAATCGGTGATATTACAAAACGACCGATAATACCACCAATGGAATCTTTATTGAGACTCATACTTTTAAGCCCTGCATCATGAAGTACAATACCAATATAAATCAAAGATAATGGTGTTACCATATCGCCTAAATAATTCAAGGTAGTATGCAAAATTGAAGGTAAAGGAATTTCAAAGAATAAGAATATCAATGCTACAAAGAAGCCTAGTAATGGTGGAGGTAATAACTTCTTCAAATCAAATTTAAACTGTTTCCGCTTTGTTTCTGTAGCTACTTTGCTATTATTTATACTATCAACTTTGTTATTATTGAAACCTAATTCGGCATTGGGCAGCGGATCTAGTTCTATAAGGAATACCCCTACCATCCATACGGAAATCGTGTTACCGATATAATATAACAAGAAATATGGCAGCGCATCTTGGCCAAAGAGTGCAATTTGCACTGGCAATCCAATGAACAAGCAGTTATCATTAACGACCATATTGATAAAAATGCCACGCCTACCTCGAGGTACTTTTAGTACTTTCATCATGATGAAAGCAACGATATATGCAATTACATAGGTTAATGTAACGGCTAGCATCCCATATCGAAGGTCCCATAAATCCGATGTATGTAGATGATGCAATACCGATACAAATACACCGGCTGGTAACGCAACAGACATGATAAATCTAGATAGATTACCACTAAATATGGGATGAAACATCCCTCGCCCTTTTAATATATATCCTAGCGAGATCAGCAATACAATAGGTATGATGCTCTGTAAGGATGTAAGAAAAACCATAGTAAACCTCCCGTACAGTTTATTCGTAATCTATCATACCATGTTTTTAACAAAACATATACGAATATAATTATCCCTATAAAACCGAATATAATTATCCCTATAAAACTAATATGAATTTTATAAAATGTAACAATGTTAACATATTTTAGAATGTATAAGTTTTATAATTAATTGCAATAGTAGTATTATTTATTCACAATTATTTGATATACTTAAACTATACTAATTGTACAAATTTTTACACATACGAGGTGATATTATGACAAAACCATTCATCGGTGTATCTGGCAATATCTTACGAGATAACGGCGGTGCCTACGTAGATTTATTACGTTCTTATGTAAACCATGATTATCCACGCTCTATCGAAGAGGCTGGTGGCATTCCAGTTATC is part of the Veillonella sp. genome and encodes:
- a CDS encoding AEC family transporter gives rise to the protein MVFLTSLQSIIPIVLLISLGYILKGRGMFHPIFSGNLSRFIMSVALPAGVFVSVLHHLHTSDLWDLRYGMLAVTLTYVIAYIVAFIMMKVLKVPRGRRGIFINMVVNDNCLFIGLPVQIALFGQDALPYFLLYYIGNTISVWMVGVFLIELDPLPNAELGFNNNKVDSINNSKVATETKRKQFKFDLKKLLPPPLLGFFVALIFLFFEIPLPSILHTTLNYLGDMVTPLSLIYIGIVLHDAGLKSMSLNKDSIGGIIGRFVISPIIMFCVILGLQYGAGIVLEPIAIITFVVQSAGPVIAVLPIVANESKSDLSFATGLVMISTILFVVAIPIIMEILTMIGITA